The following coding sequences lie in one Thermosulfuriphilus ammonigenes genomic window:
- the dsrK gene encoding sulfate reduction electron transfer complex DsrMKJOP subunit DsrK → MAKTPKPEELLKIDYTPPEKDWMDTKPDFREGTWCYPGKVSVVKELGLPNPREWSPKDEDWKLPSNWKEIVLDGIRDRLEKFRSFKLFMDICVRCGACADKCHFFLGSGDPKNMPVLRAELLRSVYRGEFSKAGKILGRLAKARELTEDVIKEWFYYYYQCTECRRCSVFCPYGIDTAEITILARELLHLVGCNINWILEPVRNSAFIGNHLGLQPHTIKENIEYLLMDIEEITGLKIEVPINRKGAEILFITPSADFFADPGIYTMMGYILLFHHIGLDYTISTYASEGGNFGLFTSHEMMKKLNAKMYHEAERLKVKWILGGECGHMWRVVHQYMNTMNGPPPSNLEEPVSPITGTKFENAKATKMVHITEFTADLIKHNKLKIDPSRNDHLTVTFHDSCNPSRAMGLFEEPRYILKHVCNNFYEMPENCIREKTFCCGSGSGLNTDEFMEMRMRGGFPRANAVEKVNKKHGVNMLSCVCAIDRAVLTTLMNYWVPEVSVCGVHELVGNALIMEGEKERETDLRFQPLKGMEGE, encoded by the coding sequence ATGGCTAAGACTCCCAAACCTGAAGAGCTGTTAAAGATAGATTATACCCCACCAGAGAAGGATTGGATGGACACCAAGCCCGACTTTCGGGAGGGTACTTGGTGTTATCCGGGCAAGGTAAGTGTTGTTAAGGAGTTGGGGCTTCCCAATCCTAGAGAGTGGTCTCCAAAGGATGAGGACTGGAAGCTCCCTTCCAACTGGAAGGAGATCGTCCTTGATGGCATCAGGGATCGTCTGGAGAAGTTCCGCAGCTTCAAGCTCTTTATGGATATCTGTGTCCGCTGCGGGGCCTGTGCTGACAAATGTCACTTTTTTCTGGGCTCTGGAGATCCTAAAAACATGCCCGTGTTGCGGGCCGAGCTTCTCCGTTCGGTCTATCGAGGGGAATTTTCTAAGGCTGGCAAAATCCTCGGTCGCCTAGCCAAGGCCCGGGAATTGACAGAAGACGTCATTAAAGAGTGGTTCTACTACTATTATCAGTGCACCGAATGCCGGCGGTGTTCGGTTTTTTGCCCCTATGGGATTGATACGGCCGAGATTACCATCCTGGCTCGGGAACTTCTTCATTTGGTGGGTTGTAATATTAACTGGATTCTTGAGCCGGTAAGAAATTCGGCCTTTATTGGAAACCACCTAGGACTTCAGCCTCATACCATCAAGGAAAATATTGAATATCTCCTTATGGATATTGAGGAGATAACGGGTCTTAAGATTGAGGTGCCCATCAATCGGAAAGGTGCAGAGATCCTTTTTATTACCCCTTCGGCGGATTTCTTTGCTGATCCCGGTATCTACACTATGATGGGCTACATCCTCCTTTTCCATCATATTGGTCTTGATTACACCATTAGCACCTATGCCTCAGAGGGAGGTAATTTTGGTCTTTTCACCTCCCACGAGATGATGAAAAAGCTCAATGCCAAAATGTACCATGAGGCGGAGAGGCTCAAGGTCAAGTGGATTTTGGGCGGTGAGTGTGGTCATATGTGGCGGGTGGTGCATCAGTACATGAACACCATGAATGGGCCACCACCGTCCAACCTCGAGGAGCCAGTATCCCCTATCACCGGTACAAAGTTCGAAAATGCCAAGGCCACCAAGATGGTCCATATTACGGAGTTCACGGCTGATCTTATTAAGCACAACAAACTCAAGATTGATCCTAGCCGTAATGACCATCTAACAGTGACTTTCCATGATTCTTGTAATCCCTCTCGGGCCATGGGGCTTTTTGAGGAGCCTCGCTATATTTTAAAGCATGTTTGTAACAATTTTTATGAGATGCCTGAAAACTGCATTCGGGAGAAGACCTTCTGTTGTGGTAGCGGCTCGGGTCTCAATACCGACGAGTTTATGGAGATGCGGATGCGGGGTGGTTTTCCCCGGGCCAACGCCGTGGAGAAGGTTAACAAGAAGCATGGGGTAAACATGCTTTCCTGTGTTTGCGCCATTGATAGGGCTGTTTTGACCACCTTGATGAATTACTGGGTGCCGGAAGTCTCTGTCTGTGGTGTCCACGAGCTGGTAGGTAACGCCCTGATTATGGAAGGGGAGAAGGAAAGAGAGACAGATCTCCGTTTCCAGCCCCTCAAAGGAATGGAGGGTGAGTAA
- the dsrP gene encoding sulfate reduction electron transfer complex DsrMKJOP subunit DsrP, translated as MLEKALVGSKRYWGWVAFLLVIIGIGFINYLRQLKFGLGITGMSRDVSWGFYVAQFTFLVGVAASAVMLVIPYYLHNYKKFGKITLLGEFLAVAAVSMCLLFIFVDIGQPMRIFNVVLHPTPNSILFWDMIVLNGYLLLNILIGWSHLHAEYKGSTPPSWVKILIYISIPWAFSIHTVTAFLYAGLPGRHMWLTAIMAPRFLASAFASGPALLIILALIVRRVSKFDPGLDAIRAIGKIVAYAMTANVFFLLCELFTAFYSNIPGHKHPWIYLFAGLEGHRNLVPWLRMSAIFAVVSLVLLIPPFFRNSIPLLVLGCLSVFASTWIDKGMGLVVGGFIPNPFEKITEYTPTLPELSISLGVWAVGFLILTILYKITISVRERAAE; from the coding sequence ATGCTTGAGAAGGCGTTAGTCGGCAGCAAAAGATATTGGGGTTGGGTTGCCTTCCTACTGGTTATTATTGGTATTGGTTTTATTAACTACTTAAGGCAGCTCAAGTTTGGTCTGGGAATCACCGGAATGAGTCGAGATGTTTCTTGGGGTTTTTATGTAGCCCAGTTTACCTTTCTAGTCGGAGTGGCTGCCTCAGCGGTTATGCTTGTTATTCCTTATTACCTTCACAACTACAAAAAATTCGGAAAGATTACCCTCCTCGGCGAGTTTCTGGCGGTGGCCGCTGTCAGTATGTGTCTTCTCTTTATCTTTGTTGACATTGGTCAACCTATGCGAATCTTCAATGTCGTTCTTCACCCCACTCCGAATTCGATCCTTTTTTGGGACATGATCGTTCTCAATGGATACCTGCTACTCAATATCCTTATTGGCTGGTCCCACCTGCACGCCGAATATAAGGGATCTACGCCTCCTTCTTGGGTCAAGATCCTTATCTATATTTCTATTCCCTGGGCCTTTAGCATTCACACCGTGACGGCCTTCTTGTACGCCGGTCTTCCTGGACGTCATATGTGGCTGACGGCTATTATGGCCCCCCGGTTTTTGGCCTCAGCTTTTGCCTCCGGACCGGCTCTTTTGATTATCCTGGCTCTGATTGTCCGCCGCGTAAGTAAGTTTGACCCAGGCCTTGATGCTATTCGGGCCATCGGCAAAATCGTGGCCTACGCCATGACGGCCAATGTATTTTTCCTCCTCTGTGAGCTTTTCACCGCCTTCTATAGCAATATACCTGGTCACAAACATCCCTGGATCTACCTCTTTGCCGGCTTAGAAGGACATCGCAATCTGGTGCCTTGGTTGAGAATGTCAGCCATATTTGCCGTGGTTTCCTTAGTCCTCCTTATTCCTCCGTTTTTCCGAAACAGTATTCCTCTGCTTGTCTTAGGCTGTCTTTCAGTCTTTGCCTCTACCTGGATCGACAAGGGCATGGGGCTGGTGGTAGGCGGTTTTATACCCAATCCCTTCGAGAAAATCACCGAATATACTCCAACCTTACCGGAGCTCTCTATTTCTCTTGGGGTTTGGGCGGTAGGTTTCCTTATTCTAACTATCCTTTACAAGATAACCATCTCCGTAAGGGAGCGAGCGGCTGAGTAG
- a CDS encoding TIM barrel protein: protein MPLELLSLSTYGEHLSLFESGIIEEIKEEFALDGLEILPIGNPPSDIADITTGVHLPFQPVWLPFWFEDRNYLREVFPGEENLGHFFGGSQKKDFIQLVRDWLKKSLRLKPQYLVFHAANCNLEEVFSLCHRYDKKTVLREVANLVNEALAEPLRETTILLLFENLWWPGLTLREPWEVDYLFGRLKIPKEQLGIMLDVGHLLNTRGGTVSEEEAIGWLQAFLTQMPSEIRKSILGVHLHLSLSRPELWRPDERGLSKLFQLKDPLKRYRLARERVAKMDEHRPFRQGKIAEIINYLGPKYLVHEFRYTNSRELRWGLKSQKEALGWQ from the coding sequence ATGCCCCTTGAACTTTTATCCTTATCCACCTACGGTGAGCATTTAAGCCTTTTTGAATCCGGGATTATTGAGGAGATAAAAGAAGAATTTGCCTTAGATGGCCTCGAAATCCTTCCTATTGGGAATCCACCGTCTGACATTGCTGATATCACGACTGGAGTTCACCTCCCCTTTCAGCCGGTTTGGCTTCCCTTCTGGTTTGAGGATCGGAATTACCTTCGAGAGGTCTTTCCAGGAGAGGAGAACCTGGGGCATTTTTTTGGTGGCTCGCAAAAGAAGGATTTCATTCAGCTAGTCAGGGACTGGTTAAAAAAATCTCTCCGGCTTAAGCCCCAATACCTGGTCTTCCACGCCGCCAATTGTAATCTAGAGGAGGTCTTCAGCCTCTGTCACCGCTACGACAAAAAGACTGTCCTCAGAGAGGTAGCCAATCTCGTTAATGAGGCCCTGGCTGAACCCCTCAGGGAGACAACAATCCTTCTCCTCTTTGAAAATCTTTGGTGGCCGGGGCTCACCCTCAGAGAGCCATGGGAGGTGGATTACCTCTTTGGACGTCTTAAGATCCCTAAAGAACAGTTGGGAATTATGCTTGATGTCGGTCACCTTCTCAACACCCGTGGGGGAACGGTTTCTGAAGAGGAGGCCATCGGCTGGTTGCAGGCCTTTCTGACCCAAATGCCCTCGGAGATAAGAAAATCCATCTTAGGGGTTCACCTCCATCTTTCTCTCTCCAGACCAGAGCTTTGGCGTCCCGATGAGCGGGGTTTGAGCAAGTTGTTTCAGCTAAAGGATCCCTTGAAACGCTACCGGCTGGCCCGAGAACGGGTGGCCAAGATGGATGAACATCGTCCCTTCAGACAAGGAAAAATCGCGGAAATCATTAATTATTTAGGCCCTAAATATTTAGTCCATGAGTTTCGCTACACCAATAGCAGAGAACTTCGTTGGGGGCTCAAAAGTCAAAAAGAGGCCCTTGGCTGGCAATAA
- a CDS encoding TonB-dependent receptor plug domain-containing protein has protein sequence MSWRTVFLGPLFVLLVFMVSEVWGQEAIEAGEVVVTATRAPVAVEKLPDSVTIISKKEIENRRVESLYQILETYPAIDVKHNGWLGQWGYIRLRGGKNQDTAVLFNGIRIYNPTNPANDFGDFWSYVDVFDLERIEIVRGPQSSLYGSNAMTGAIQIFTPKGGGPNRAYVQGKFGRYDTWRGASSIRGTMRGVGYYLGLSGINAGGLYKDSKFRQTTFDTNLNTEIFKDRGSKKLELDLNFRYAYSFLNYGQWDYKSFLAYNDPNAERRQTILISNLKISQKPFSWWDWSLNLGYNFFRTDRFDPNDGILGYRPDGSAVTDSASEGLSRGKTYPVVFLNHFRYQDWATLTAGVEYYREQGRYYYASSYSTADYSDEIDTFAYYANLFLLLWQDRLALNLGGRIDDHEEFGTHTTYKIGAALLLPYGLKLKGNLATGFRAPSLFNLYHPRYGNPNLDPEESTGGDIGIEQNLLGGRIHWEAVYFNTHYEDRIGFNYTTWSYYNSGTANVSGLETVLEAGLTSWLKLSANYTYTDGQEDKYENLALVPRHKVGLRGTINWQKITAGIYYQYTGRRYAYDHKHIITDFSRVDLSLSYQVNRVIELYSRIENLFDVNYEMAKGYKAPGLSLFVGLKLKSF, from the coding sequence ATGTCGTGGAGGACAGTCTTTTTGGGCCCTCTTTTTGTGCTACTGGTCTTTATGGTCTCTGAGGTCTGGGGACAGGAGGCGATAGAGGCCGGTGAGGTGGTGGTCACCGCTACCAGAGCCCCGGTGGCGGTAGAAAAACTTCCTGATTCGGTAACCATAATCTCCAAAAAGGAAATCGAAAATCGTCGAGTAGAGAGCCTCTATCAGATTTTGGAGACCTATCCGGCCATTGATGTCAAACACAATGGCTGGCTGGGACAATGGGGTTACATTCGCTTAAGGGGCGGCAAAAACCAGGACACAGCTGTGCTTTTTAACGGTATCCGTATTTACAATCCCACCAATCCAGCCAACGATTTTGGAGACTTCTGGAGCTATGTGGATGTCTTCGATCTTGAGCGTATCGAGATCGTCAGAGGCCCCCAGAGCTCTCTTTATGGTTCAAACGCCATGACCGGAGCCATTCAGATCTTCACTCCCAAAGGTGGGGGGCCAAACCGGGCCTATGTTCAAGGAAAATTCGGTCGCTATGATACCTGGCGAGGGGCTTCAAGTATCCGAGGAACTATGCGAGGGGTTGGCTACTATCTAGGGCTTTCAGGAATTAACGCCGGCGGTCTCTATAAAGATAGCAAGTTCCGCCAGACCACCTTTGACACCAATCTCAATACCGAAATCTTTAAGGACCGAGGCTCTAAAAAGTTAGAGCTGGATTTAAATTTCCGCTATGCCTACTCATTTCTCAATTATGGTCAGTGGGACTATAAAAGTTTTTTGGCCTACAATGACCCTAATGCCGAAAGAAGACAAACCATCCTCATCAGTAACCTTAAAATTTCCCAGAAGCCCTTTTCTTGGTGGGACTGGAGCCTTAACCTGGGTTACAACTTCTTTCGGACAGATCGTTTTGACCCCAATGATGGTATCCTAGGGTATCGCCCAGACGGAAGCGCGGTGACAGATTCGGCCTCCGAAGGCCTGTCGCGGGGGAAAACCTATCCGGTGGTCTTCCTTAACCACTTTCGCTACCAGGACTGGGCTACTCTGACGGCTGGAGTTGAATATTACCGGGAACAAGGGCGTTATTACTACGCTTCCAGTTACAGTACGGCTGATTATTCTGATGAGATCGACACCTTTGCTTATTATGCCAATCTTTTTCTCCTCCTCTGGCAGGATCGTCTGGCCCTTAACCTAGGCGGACGGATCGACGACCATGAAGAGTTTGGCACCCATACCACCTATAAGATAGGAGCGGCTCTTCTTCTTCCTTATGGTCTCAAGCTCAAAGGTAACCTGGCCACTGGTTTTCGGGCTCCCTCCCTCTTTAACCTCTACCATCCTCGTTACGGCAACCCCAACCTGGATCCTGAGGAAAGCACCGGCGGCGACATTGGTATTGAACAAAATCTCCTGGGAGGGAGGATTCACTGGGAGGCAGTCTATTTCAATACCCACTATGAAGATCGTATCGGCTTCAATTACACCACCTGGAGCTATTATAACTCCGGAACGGCCAACGTCTCGGGGCTGGAGACCGTCCTTGAGGCTGGCCTTACCTCATGGCTAAAGCTATCAGCCAATTATACCTACACCGACGGACAAGAAGACAAATATGAAAACCTGGCTCTGGTACCCCGACATAAAGTGGGTCTAAGAGGCACTATAAATTGGCAGAAGATTACCGCCGGGATCTACTACCAGTACACCGGCCGACGTTATGCCTATGATCACAAACACATTATTACTGATTTTAGCCGAGTGGATTTAAGCCTATCTTATCAGGTCAACCGGGTAATTGAACTTTACAGCCGCATCGAAAACCTCTTTGATGTAAACTACGAAATGGCTAAAGGATACAAGGCACCAGGGCTGTCCCTTTTTGTTGGTCTGAAGCTAAAGAGCTTCTAA
- a CDS encoding haloacid dehalogenase-like hydrolase, which yields MDIRYSQRPDPGPLFCCFWPGLKLLSWDVNQTLVAENTMVALARLAGQEERAREIVEAQTAGQRPVKTTLLELARLLAGLSLEDVVSYVCSLPELPGLRQTLGEFARAGLIQIINSTGYTIVLSLWNELLRQSLGQAPFARILANRLGFVDERGQKVSEEEVFKVGLSLIRGETPGKNFFLSGEIDLLVDREEAKARLLAEEIFRRGLHITEVAHIGDSMGDAAVLAWLAKNGGLGVAFNARRELAYYLDLLQEHRLPGQLVLVASSDLRDLAPVILGELFEEK from the coding sequence ATGGATATTCGCTACTCACAGAGACCGGACCCCGGGCCTCTTTTTTGTTGTTTCTGGCCGGGGCTAAAGCTCCTTTCGTGGGATGTCAACCAGACCCTGGTGGCTGAAAATACTATGGTAGCTCTGGCCCGTTTGGCGGGGCAAGAAGAGAGGGCCCGAGAGATTGTTGAAGCCCAGACAGCCGGTCAACGGCCGGTAAAGACCACTCTCTTGGAACTAGCCCGACTTTTGGCCGGGCTTTCCCTTGAGGATGTAGTCTCTTATGTTTGTTCTCTTCCTGAACTACCTGGCCTAAGGCAGACTTTAGGGGAGTTTGCAAGGGCCGGATTAATTCAGATCATTAACTCTACCGGCTATACCATTGTCCTTTCTCTCTGGAACGAACTTCTCAGGCAATCACTGGGACAGGCTCCCTTTGCTCGAATCTTGGCCAACCGTCTCGGTTTTGTGGATGAGAGAGGGCAAAAAGTCTCCGAGGAGGAGGTCTTCAAGGTCGGTCTTTCTCTTATAAGAGGTGAGACGCCAGGGAAAAATTTTTTTCTCTCCGGAGAAATTGATCTCCTTGTTGATCGGGAAGAGGCTAAGGCTCGCCTCTTGGCTGAAGAGATATTCCGGAGAGGGCTCCATATAACGGAGGTGGCTCATATCGGGGATTCTATGGGAGATGCCGCCGTCCTTGCTTGGTTAGCCAAAAATGGCGGATTAGGGGTCGCCTTTAATGCTCGAAGAGAGCTAGCTTACTACCTTGATCTCCTCCAGGAACACCGTCTTCCCGGCCAACTGGTCCTGGTGGCCTCAAGCGATCTTCGGGATCTAGCTCCGGTAATCCTGGGAGAGCTTTTTGAGGAGAAATGA
- the dsrJ gene encoding sulfate reduction electron transfer complex DsrMKJOP subunit DsrJ, whose protein sequence is MYDGGKIIPGLVIFALFLTFPFWVNMGKAAPAPKPKLPKTEKRCVESKEFMRAEHMKLLNHWRDWALRDGKRVYVGYWGRKFNISLQNTCIKQCHTEKKEFCDQCHNYVAVKPYCWDCHYVPEETKKWASPEEASLK, encoded by the coding sequence ATGTACGACGGTGGCAAGATCATTCCAGGGTTGGTTATTTTTGCGCTTTTTCTCACCTTTCCCTTCTGGGTAAACATGGGCAAGGCCGCGCCGGCTCCTAAGCCCAAGTTGCCCAAAACGGAAAAACGTTGTGTAGAGTCCAAAGAGTTTATGCGGGCCGAACATATGAAGCTCCTCAACCATTGGAGAGATTGGGCTCTGCGTGATGGTAAACGTGTTTATGTAGGTTACTGGGGACGGAAGTTTAATATCAGTCTCCAGAATACCTGTATCAAACAGTGTCACACCGAGAAAAAGGAATTCTGTGATCAGTGTCACAACTACGTGGCCGTAAAGCCTTACTGTTGGGATTGTCACTATGTTCCGGAGGAGACGAAGAAATGGGCGTCACCAGAAGAAGCTTCCTTAAAATAG
- a CDS encoding IMP cyclohydrolase, whose amino-acid sequence MIRRALISVTDKTGVASFAKALHEMGVEIISTGGTARVIREAGVPVTDVSQVTKFPEMLDGRVKTLHPAIHGGILAIREKSDHMEALREHGIAPIDLVAVNLYAFEKTVASGADLDTAIENIDIGGPTLLRASAKNFRYVTVVVDPADYEMVLKEMRENDGQTTLKTRFLLARKVFETTAAYDRAIAQYLAGINVEGI is encoded by the coding sequence ATGATAAGACGAGCCCTGATCAGTGTAACGGACAAGACCGGAGTGGCCTCTTTTGCCAAAGCCCTCCATGAGATGGGGGTGGAGATCATCTCCACTGGAGGTACCGCTCGGGTTATTCGGGAGGCTGGCGTTCCGGTAACTGATGTCTCTCAGGTAACAAAATTTCCAGAGATGCTCGATGGTCGGGTAAAGACCCTTCATCCGGCTATTCATGGAGGTATCTTGGCTATTCGGGAGAAATCGGATCATATGGAGGCCCTTCGCGAGCATGGTATCGCACCTATCGATTTGGTGGCTGTCAACCTTTATGCCTTTGAAAAAACGGTGGCTTCCGGGGCCGATCTGGATACTGCCATCGAGAACATCGACATCGGAGGCCCCACGCTCTTAAGGGCCTCGGCCAAGAACTTCCGTTATGTGACGGTGGTGGTAGATCCGGCCGACTACGAAATGGTCCTCAAAGAGATGAGAGAAAATGACGGCCAGACCACCTTGAAAACCCGCTTTCTTTTAGCCCGCAAGGTCTTTGAGACTACAGCCGCCTATGACCGAGCCATCGCCCAGTATCTGGCCGGTATCAATGTCGAGGGTATATAG
- the dsrO gene encoding sulfate reduction electron transfer complex DsrMKJOP subunit DsrO, with protein sequence MGVTRRSFLKIAGLSSLVGLGSGSIVELLDRSRAQAAQTRVEVPEGALRAKRWAMAIFIKKCLEHEHCNECISACHYVHNVPNIPNKKHEVKWIWKEEYKHAFPDQEHEFNEELFKELPFLLLCNHCEHPPCVRVCPTKATFQRPDGIVAMDYHRCIGCRFCMAACPYGSRSFNWEDPRPYIKNPYLEFPTRMKGVVEKCNFCVERLARGLRPACVEACKAGALVFGDLADPDSEVSVALRENFSIRRKPELGTGPCVFYIV encoded by the coding sequence ATGGGCGTCACCAGAAGAAGCTTCCTTAAAATAGCCGGTCTATCTAGTTTGGTTGGCCTGGGAAGTGGCTCCATTGTGGAGCTCCTTGATCGGAGTCGGGCTCAGGCGGCCCAGACCCGAGTGGAGGTGCCAGAGGGGGCATTAAGGGCCAAAAGATGGGCTATGGCTATCTTCATTAAGAAGTGTCTGGAGCACGAACACTGTAATGAGTGTATTTCCGCCTGTCATTATGTTCACAACGTGCCCAACATTCCCAATAAGAAGCACGAGGTGAAGTGGATCTGGAAGGAGGAGTACAAGCACGCCTTCCCGGACCAAGAGCATGAATTTAACGAGGAACTTTTTAAGGAGCTTCCTTTTCTTCTGCTTTGTAATCACTGTGAGCATCCACCTTGTGTTCGGGTTTGCCCTACCAAGGCCACTTTTCAGCGTCCTGATGGAATAGTGGCCATGGATTATCACCGCTGTATTGGCTGCCGGTTCTGTATGGCTGCCTGCCCTTATGGTTCTCGAAGCTTCAACTGGGAAGACCCTCGTCCTTATATTAAGAATCCCTATCTTGAGTTTCCCACCCGGATGAAGGGTGTGGTGGAGAAGTGTAACTTCTGTGTAGAGAGGCTGGCTCGAGGATTGCGTCCGGCCTGCGTGGAGGCCTGTAAGGCCGGGGCCTTGGTTTTTGGGGATTTAGCTGATCCTGATTCGGAGGTCAGTGTGGCCCTAAGGGAAAATTTCAGTATTCGCCGGAAGCCCGAGTTGGGAACCGGCCCTTGTGTCTTCTACATCGTTTAA
- a CDS encoding hybrid sensor histidine kinase/response regulator: MAPQKLDHQERAGPQGARILVVDDNPDNLLLLEGVLCGAGYRVIKASCPGEAWDILRREAVDLIICDVMMPEISGYDFCQLLRKDPKLRDIPVVLITSKRLEVSDAILGMEAGADDYLTRPIDHRLLVQKIQVLITKKHQKEALEERLEEQEERLKALISFTNMIVHDMRNPLQVAMGYLDLILQENLSSRHRRWLSLVYEVLNRQRQFLEDLLILAATRDGRLKPEIRPVRLDEVIQNLVALYQQQAKEQKRQIVFENLSGDQQILSDRRLLTRVIDNLLANAMKYGCGDIHLRLEEAHLSNLINQDSARGIVFSIFNHCPPIPIELQRTVFEPFVQLPSGGKKGGIGLGLYFCRLVLEALGGRLGLVSPAPKSNEGVIFYFFLPPEPPQAIYPRH, translated from the coding sequence ATGGCTCCCCAAAAATTAGACCATCAGGAAAGAGCCGGGCCCCAAGGAGCCCGAATTCTGGTGGTAGATGATAATCCAGACAATCTCCTTCTCCTTGAGGGTGTTCTCTGCGGAGCTGGCTACAGGGTAATCAAGGCCTCCTGCCCCGGAGAGGCCTGGGACATCCTCCGCCGGGAGGCGGTGGATCTTATCATTTGCGACGTAATGATGCCCGAGATCTCTGGTTATGACTTTTGCCAACTTCTGCGAAAAGATCCCAAACTAAGGGATATTCCCGTGGTGCTTATTACCTCCAAGAGACTTGAGGTCAGCGATGCCATCTTGGGGATGGAAGCCGGGGCTGACGATTATCTCACCCGCCCCATTGACCACCGCCTGCTGGTACAGAAGATTCAGGTCTTAATCACCAAAAAACACCAAAAAGAGGCCCTAGAAGAGAGGCTTGAAGAGCAGGAAGAAAGGCTTAAGGCCCTGATCAGCTTTACCAACATGATCGTCCATGACATGAGAAATCCTCTCCAGGTGGCCATGGGTTATCTGGATCTCATCCTCCAGGAGAATCTTTCCTCCCGACACCGTCGCTGGCTTTCTCTAGTCTATGAGGTGCTGAATCGCCAAAGGCAGTTTTTGGAGGATCTTCTCATTCTGGCGGCCACCAGAGATGGAAGGCTCAAACCGGAGATAAGACCGGTACGCTTAGATGAAGTCATTCAAAACTTAGTGGCCCTATATCAACAACAGGCAAAAGAACAAAAACGCCAAATTGTCTTTGAGAATCTCTCCGGAGATCAGCAAATACTCAGTGACCGAAGGCTTCTTACCCGAGTAATAGATAATCTTCTGGCCAACGCCATGAAGTATGGCTGTGGTGACATCCATCTCCGGCTTGAGGAGGCCCACCTTTCAAACCTCATAAACCAGGACTCAGCTCGGGGGATTGTCTTCAGTATCTTTAATCATTGCCCACCAATTCCTATCGAACTTCAACGAACGGTCTTTGAACCTTTTGTCCAGTTACCCTCCGGAGGAAAGAAGGGAGGCATTGGCCTAGGGCTTTATTTTTGCCGTTTGGTCCTGGAGGCCCTTGGGGGAAGGTTGGGATTGGTCTCTCCAGCCCCCAAAAGTAATGAAGGGGTGATTTTCTACTTTTTCCTTCCCCCAGAACCTCCTCAGGCTATATACCCTCGACATTGA